From the Streptococcus hyointestinalis genome, the window TTCTTTTTGTTAGTCTAATAAACTATATAAAGAAAAATTCAATCTGTCTATGACATACATGTCATGGACAAATTGAAAATGTTATAATATGAAGAAGGAGGGATTCTATGGAGGATAAACAACTACAAATAATATTAGGAGAGAAAATTAGACGAAAGCGTGAACAATTAGGTTTATCTCGTGAAGGAGTCTGTAGTGATGAGAGTCGTCTAACAGCTAGACAATTAGCACGTATAGAAGCTGGGGAGACTATGATGAAAATTCCTACAGCTTTTTACCTGGCTGAGCGTTTAGAGATAGATTTATTTGAACTGCTTACGTCTGAATCAAAGGATTATCTCAAACTAAAGGTGGAATTTATTCGTCTATCAACATATGATGATAGTGATAGAAAAGCGAAAAAAGAAGAGATTATAGATACGATATTTGAAAAATATTATGATAATTTGCCATCTGACGAACAACTTACTTTAACGATTTTATCAACAGAAATGGAGATGTTGCATAGTAAGGATACGACCTATGGTGAGGAACTTTTTAAAGAAGTTCAAAGTAAAATTTTTAATATACAGAGGATTACAGTCAATGAAATCCTTTGGATGAATTTTTATCTAGTGTATATTTCAGGTAGAGAAGATTTGTACTCTAAAGAGAAAATTAACGATATACTTGCTATCATAATATCTATAGATAATGATGATGAGCTTTTTTTAGAGTTAGAGATAAAACTGTGTGTCACGCTATGTGGTGTTATGATTTGGTCTAATACTTTGGAGAAATTTTCAAAACTGAGACCAACTTTTAAACGGTTAATACTAAAACATTCGGATAGCAAGTCTATCCCTATATATCATATGATGAATGGAAAATATGCTATGTTAGTTGAAGGAAAAAGAAGAGAGGCACTATTACACTATGACAGAGCGCTAGAAGAGGCAAGATTTTTAGAAGATGATATTCTTTATCAAAGGATTTCTGAAGAAATGGAAAGAGATTTGCATTGAAAAAGCCTTGATTTAGAAATCTAAATCAAGGCTAAAGTGAAGTTGACTTAACGGTGTGTTAAACCGTAAATAATAAGTCCGCCAGCGACAACAAACTTAGCACCAGCGTAAATAGCCATAGCAGTACCCATGGTGGTTACCTCCTTTATTTTGATAGTGTTATTATAAAACGAGAACAAATTTTTGACCATGACATGTATGTCATGGTCAAAAATGATATATTAGTGTAATCTATCCTATATAGATATTTTTAGAA encodes:
- a CDS encoding helix-turn-helix domain-containing protein yields the protein MEDKQLQIILGEKIRRKREQLGLSREGVCSDESRLTARQLARIEAGETMMKIPTAFYLAERLEIDLFELLTSESKDYLKLKVEFIRLSTYDDSDRKAKKEEIIDTIFEKYYDNLPSDEQLTLTILSTEMEMLHSKDTTYGEELFKEVQSKIFNIQRITVNEILWMNFYLVYISGREDLYSKEKINDILAIIISIDNDDELFLELEIKLCVTLCGVMIWSNTLEKFSKLRPTFKRLILKHSDSKSIPIYHMMNGKYAMLVEGKRREALLHYDRALEEARFLEDDILYQRISEEMERDLH